In a genomic window of Enterobacter asburiae:
- a CDS encoding accessory factor UbiK family protein: MIDPKKIEQIARQVHESMPKGIREFGDDVEKKIRQTLQAQLVRLDLVSREEFDVQTQVLLRTREKLALLEQRLTELENRNAPEEVKPAPAIPPVDDQE, encoded by the coding sequence ATGATTGACCCGAAAAAAATTGAGCAGATCGCGCGTCAGGTTCATGAGTCCATGCCGAAAGGCATTCGTGAATTTGGTGATGACGTAGAAAAGAAAATCCGCCAGACGCTGCAGGCGCAGCTGGTTCGCCTTGATTTAGTCAGCCGCGAAGAGTTTGACGTGCAGACCCAGGTTCTGCTGCGCACCCGCGAGAAGCTGGCGCTGCTGGAACAGCGTCTGACCGAGCTGGAAAACCGTAATGCACCGGAAGAAGTGAAGCCAGCACCGGCTATTCCACCGGTGGACGACCAGGAGTAA
- the hldE gene encoding bifunctional D-glycero-beta-D-manno-heptose-7-phosphate kinase/D-glycero-beta-D-manno-heptose 1-phosphate adenylyltransferase HldE, protein MKVTLPEFERAGVMVVGDVMLDRYWYGPTSRISPEAPVPVVKVDTIEERPGGAANVAMNIASLGAHSRLVGLTGIDDAARALSKSLADVNVKCDFVSVPTHPTITKLRVLSRNQQLIRLDFEEGFEGVDPEPLHERINQALGNIGALVLSDYAKGALASVKTMIQLARKASVPVLIDPKGTDFERYRGATLLTPNLSEFEAVAGKCKSEDELVERGMKIIADFELSALLVTRSEQGMTLLQPGKAPLHMPTQAQEVYDVTGAGDTVIGVLAATLAAGNSLEEACYFANAAAGVVVGKLGTSTVSPIELENAVRGRADTGFGVMTEDELKVAVAAARKRGEKVVMTNGVFDILHAGHVSYLANARKLGDRLIVAVNSDASTKRLKGETRPVNPLEQRMIVLGALEAVDWVVSFEEDTPQRLIAGILPDLLVKGGDYKPEQIAGSEEVWANGGEVMVLNFEDGCSTTNIIKKIQKDSQ, encoded by the coding sequence ATGAAAGTAACACTGCCAGAGTTTGAACGTGCTGGAGTAATGGTTGTTGGGGATGTGATGCTGGATCGCTACTGGTATGGGCCTACCAGCCGCATATCCCCGGAAGCACCGGTGCCGGTGGTTAAGGTCGACACCATTGAAGAACGTCCCGGCGGCGCGGCAAACGTGGCGATGAACATTGCCTCTCTGGGCGCGCACTCGCGTCTGGTGGGCCTGACCGGCATCGACGATGCGGCGCGCGCGCTGAGCAAGTCGCTGGCGGACGTGAACGTGAAGTGCGACTTCGTTTCTGTTCCGACCCACCCAACGATTACGAAACTGCGCGTGCTGTCGCGCAACCAGCAGCTGATCCGACTCGATTTTGAAGAAGGTTTCGAAGGCGTTGACCCCGAGCCGCTGCACGAGCGTATCAACCAGGCGCTGGGCAATATCGGCGCGCTGGTGCTGTCCGACTACGCCAAAGGCGCGCTGGCCAGTGTGAAGACGATGATTCAGCTGGCGCGTAAAGCCAGCGTACCGGTGCTGATCGACCCGAAAGGCACCGATTTTGAGCGCTATCGTGGCGCGACGCTGCTGACGCCAAACCTCTCCGAGTTTGAAGCGGTGGCGGGCAAGTGTAAATCGGAAGACGAACTGGTTGAGCGCGGCATGAAGATCATTGCTGACTTCGAGCTCTCTGCGCTGCTGGTGACCCGCTCCGAGCAGGGGATGACGCTGCTGCAGCCGGGCAAGGCGCCGCTGCATATGCCAACCCAGGCGCAGGAAGTGTACGACGTGACCGGTGCCGGCGATACGGTGATCGGCGTGCTGGCGGCGACGCTGGCAGCGGGTAACTCCCTGGAAGAGGCATGCTACTTCGCTAACGCCGCGGCGGGCGTGGTGGTGGGGAAACTGGGTACCTCAACTGTTTCGCCAATCGAACTGGAAAACGCGGTGCGCGGCCGCGCCGACACCGGTTTTGGCGTCATGACCGAAGACGAGCTGAAGGTGGCCGTTGCCGCCGCGCGCAAGCGTGGTGAAAAAGTGGTGATGACCAACGGCGTGTTTGACATTCTGCACGCGGGCCACGTGTCGTATCTGGCGAACGCGCGCAAGCTGGGCGACCGCCTGATTGTGGCGGTCAACAGCGATGCGTCGACGAAGCGCCTGAAGGGCGAAACGCGTCCGGTGAACCCACTGGAGCAGCGTATGATCGTGCTCGGCGCGCTGGAAGCGGTGGACTGGGTGGTGTCGTTTGAAGAAGACACCCCGCAGCGCCTGATTGCCGGCATTCTGCCGGACCTGCTGGTAAAAGGCGGGGATTACAAACCGGAGCAAATCGCGGGCAGCGAAGAGGTCTGGGCCAACGGCGGTGAAGTGATGGTGCTCAACTTTGAGGACGGGTGCTCAACCACCAACATCATCAAGAAGATCCAGAAAGACAGTCAGTAA
- the glnE gene encoding bifunctional [glutamate--ammonia ligase]-adenylyl-L-tyrosine phosphorylase/[glutamate--ammonia-ligase] adenylyltransferase codes for MPLSSQLQQYWQTVCERLPESLPASSLSEQAKSVLTFSDFVQESVSANPEWLAELESAPPQADEWRHYASWLQTALADVTDEATLMRVLRQFRRRVMVRIAWAQALELVSEESTLQQLSELAQTLIVAARDWLYAACCKEWGTPCSEERVPQPLLILGMGKLGGCELNFSSDIDLIFAWPENGSTRGGRRELDNAQFFTRLGQRLIKALDQPTQDGFVYRVDMRLRPFGDSGPLVLSFAALEDYYQEQGRDWERYAMVKARIMGDSDDAYANELRAMLRPFVFRRYIDFSVIQSLRNMKGMIAREVRRRGLKDNIKLGAGGIREIEFIVQVFQLIRGGREPSLQSRSLLPTLSAIEQLHLLPDGDAQTLREAYLFLRRLENLLQSINDEQTQTLPGDDLNRARLAWGMRVDDWSTLTERLDAHMAGVRRIFNDLIGDDESESPDDALSEHWRELWQDALQEDDTTPVLAHLSDDARHRVVALIADFRLELNKRAIGPRGRQVLDHLMPHLLSEVCSREDAPVPLSRMMPLLSGIITRTTYLELLSEFPGALKHLISLCAASPMVANKLARYPLLLDELLDPNTLYQPTATDAYRDELRQYLLRVPEEDEEQQLEALRQFKQAQMLRVAAADIAGTLPVMKVSDHLTWLAEAIIDAVVHQAWVQMVARYGQPKHLADREGRGFAVVGYGKLGGWELGYSSDLDLIFLHDCPADVMTDGEREIDGRQFYLRLAQRIMHLFSTRTSSGILYEVDARLRPSGAAGMLVTSTDAFADYQKNEAWTWEHQALVRARVVYGDPQLKTQFDVIRKEVMTTMRDGSTLQTEVREMREKMRAHLGNKHRDRFDIKADEGGITDIEFITQYLVLLHAHDKPKLTRWSDNVRILELLAQNDIMDEQEARALTRAYTTLRDELHHLALQEQPGHVALDCFVHERAQVTASWQKWLVEPCVTNQV; via the coding sequence ATGCCGCTTTCTTCGCAGTTACAGCAGTACTGGCAGACCGTTTGCGAACGTCTGCCCGAGTCGTTACCCGCGTCATCGTTAAGCGAGCAGGCGAAAAGCGTGCTCACGTTCAGTGATTTTGTGCAGGAAAGCGTCAGCGCTAACCCGGAATGGCTGGCGGAGCTGGAAAGCGCGCCGCCGCAGGCTGACGAGTGGCGGCATTATGCCAGCTGGCTGCAAACCGCGCTGGCAGATGTAACGGATGAGGCCACGCTGATGCGCGTTCTGCGTCAGTTCCGCCGCCGGGTAATGGTGCGCATTGCCTGGGCGCAGGCGCTGGAGCTGGTGAGCGAAGAGAGCACCTTGCAGCAGCTGAGCGAGCTGGCGCAGACGCTGATCGTCGCCGCGCGGGACTGGCTCTATGCTGCCTGCTGTAAAGAGTGGGGCACGCCGTGCAGCGAAGAAAGGGTTCCGCAACCGCTGTTAATTCTGGGAATGGGCAAGCTGGGTGGCTGCGAGCTGAACTTCTCCTCCGACATCGATCTGATCTTTGCCTGGCCGGAGAACGGCTCCACGCGCGGCGGGCGTCGCGAGCTGGACAACGCCCAGTTCTTTACCCGTCTTGGCCAGCGTCTGATTAAGGCGCTGGACCAGCCGACGCAGGACGGCTTCGTCTACCGTGTGGACATGCGCCTGCGCCCGTTTGGCGACAGCGGTCCGCTGGTGCTGAGCTTCGCCGCGCTGGAAGATTATTACCAGGAGCAGGGACGCGACTGGGAGCGCTATGCGATGGTCAAAGCGCGGATCATGGGCGACAGCGACGACGCTTACGCCAACGAGCTGCGTGCCATGCTGCGCCCGTTTGTGTTCCGCCGCTACATCGACTTCAGCGTGATCCAGTCCCTGCGAAATATGAAAGGGATGATCGCCCGCGAGGTGCGCCGCCGTGGGCTGAAGGACAATATCAAGCTTGGCGCGGGCGGCATCCGCGAAATCGAATTTATCGTTCAGGTCTTCCAGCTGATCCGTGGCGGGCGCGAGCCGTCGCTGCAGTCCCGCTCGCTGCTGCCGACGCTGAGCGCCATTGAGCAGCTGCACCTGCTGCCGGACGGCGACGCGCAAACCCTGCGCGAGGCCTATCTGTTCCTGCGCCGTCTGGAAAACCTGCTGCAGAGCATCAACGACGAACAGACCCAGACCCTGCCGGGCGATGACCTTAACCGGGCGCGTCTGGCCTGGGGCATGCGCGTGGACGACTGGTCAACGTTGACCGAACGGCTGGATGCCCATATGGCAGGCGTGCGCCGCATCTTTAACGATCTGATCGGCGACGACGAAAGTGAATCGCCGGACGATGCGCTCTCCGAGCACTGGCGCGAACTGTGGCAGGACGCGCTTCAGGAAGATGACACCACGCCGGTGCTGGCGCACTTAAGCGACGATGCCCGCCATCGCGTGGTGGCCTTAATTGCTGATTTCCGTCTGGAGCTGAACAAGCGCGCCATCGGCCCGCGCGGTCGTCAGGTGCTGGATCATCTGATGCCGCACCTGCTGAGCGAGGTCTGCTCGCGTGAGGACGCGCCGGTGCCGCTGTCGCGCATGATGCCGCTGCTGAGCGGGATTATCACGCGCACCACCTATCTTGAGCTGCTGAGCGAATTTCCGGGGGCGCTGAAGCACCTGATTTCCCTCTGCGCCGCGTCGCCGATGGTGGCCAACAAGCTGGCGCGCTACCCGCTGCTGCTGGATGAACTGCTCGACCCGAACACGCTGTATCAGCCAACGGCGACGGACGCCTACCGGGACGAGCTGCGCCAGTATCTCCTGCGCGTGCCGGAAGAGGACGAAGAGCAACAGCTGGAGGCGCTGCGTCAGTTTAAGCAGGCCCAGATGCTGCGCGTCGCAGCGGCGGACATCGCCGGTACGCTGCCGGTGATGAAAGTGAGCGATCACTTAACCTGGCTGGCGGAAGCGATTATTGATGCGGTTGTCCATCAGGCTTGGGTGCAGATGGTGGCGCGCTACGGCCAGCCGAAACACCTCGCTGACCGTGAGGGGCGAGGGTTTGCGGTGGTGGGTTACGGCAAGCTGGGCGGCTGGGAGCTGGGCTATAGCTCCGATCTGGATTTAATTTTCCTGCACGACTGCCCGGCGGACGTGATGACCGACGGCGAGCGCGAGATTGACGGGCGTCAGTTCTATCTGCGCCTGGCCCAGCGCATCATGCACCTGTTCAGCACCCGCACCTCGTCGGGGATTCTGTATGAAGTGGATGCGCGCCTGCGCCCGTCCGGCGCGGCGGGTATGCTGGTGACCTCAACGGACGCGTTTGCCGATTATCAGAAGAATGAAGCCTGGACGTGGGAGCATCAGGCGCTGGTGCGCGCTCGCGTGGTCTATGGCGATCCGCAGCTCAAAACGCAGTTTGACGTCATCCGCAAGGAGGTTATGACCACCATGCGTGATGGCAGCACGCTGCAAACGGAAGTGCGCGAAATGCGCGAGAAAATGCGCGCGCACCTCGGGAATAAACACCGCGATCGCTTTGATATCAAAGCCGATGAGGGCGGGATTACCGATATTGAGTTTATCACTCAGTACCTGGTGCTGCTGCACGCCCATGACAAGCCGAAGCTGACGCGCTGGTCCGATAATGTGCGCATTCTGGAGCTGCTGGCGCAAAACGACATCATGGACGAGCAGGAGGCCCGGGCCTTAACCCGCGCCTACACCACGCTGCGCGATGAACTTCATCACCTGGCATTGCAGGAGCAGCCGGGGCATGTGGCGCTGGACTGTTTTGTTCATGAACGTGCTCAGGTAACGGCCAGCTGGCAGAAGTGGCTGGTGGAACCGTGCGTAACAAATCAAGTGTGA
- a CDS encoding inorganic triphosphatase, translating into MAQEIELKFIVEKDSVDALRQHLNTLSGEHHEPVQLLNIYYETPDNWLRNHDMGLRIRGAHGRYEMTMKIAGRVVGGLHQRPEYNIDISKPELELERFPAEVWPEGELPATLATQVQPLFSTDFAREKWLVTEGKSRIEIALDLGEVKAGESLEPICELELELLEGEASDVLKLARKLVSQPGLRQGSLSKAARGYHLAAGNAPRVLRETPILRVVPKASIEQGMEAALELALSQWQYHEELWARNVKNAKKQVLAAIGLVRHTLTLFGGIVPRKASAHLRDLLTQTETLLLSDVSAQTALYSPQNAAAKLALTEFLVTRGWRTFLDAKAQTKIADNFKRFADIHLSRHAAELRTTFAHPLGDQYGDQLPRLARNIDSMLLLSGAYEGVKAQAWLENWQGLKHAIETRQQIEIEHFRNEAISQDPYWLHSGKR; encoded by the coding sequence ATGGCTCAGGAAATCGAATTAAAATTTATCGTCGAAAAAGACAGCGTTGACGCGCTCCGTCAGCATCTGAATACGCTCTCCGGCGAGCACCATGAACCCGTACAGTTGCTCAACATCTACTACGAAACGCCGGACAACTGGCTGCGCAACCACGATATGGGGCTGCGCATCCGCGGCGCACACGGGCGCTACGAGATGACGATGAAAATCGCCGGCCGCGTGGTCGGCGGTTTGCATCAGCGCCCGGAATATAATATCGACATCAGTAAGCCAGAACTTGAGCTGGAACGTTTCCCGGCGGAAGTCTGGCCGGAAGGCGAACTGCCCGCCACGCTGGCAACACAGGTGCAGCCGCTGTTCAGCACCGATTTCGCTCGCGAGAAATGGCTGGTGACGGAAGGCAAGAGCCGCATTGAGATCGCGCTGGATTTAGGCGAGGTGAAGGCGGGTGAGAGCCTGGAACCGATCTGTGAGCTGGAGCTGGAACTTCTTGAAGGGGAGGCGAGCGATGTGCTGAAGCTGGCGCGTAAGCTGGTAAGTCAGCCGGGGTTACGTCAGGGCAGCCTGAGCAAAGCGGCGCGCGGCTACCACCTGGCTGCCGGAAATGCGCCACGCGTGCTGCGAGAGACCCCTATTCTGCGCGTCGTGCCGAAAGCCAGCATTGAACAGGGCATGGAAGCGGCGCTGGAGCTGGCGCTTTCTCAGTGGCAGTACCACGAGGAGCTGTGGGCGCGTAACGTGAAAAATGCCAAAAAACAGGTGCTGGCCGCTATTGGCCTGGTGCGTCATACCCTGACGCTGTTTGGCGGTATCGTACCGCGTAAAGCAAGCGCTCACTTACGCGATCTGCTGACCCAAACCGAGACGCTGCTGCTTTCCGACGTATCGGCGCAAACCGCGCTTTACAGCCCGCAAAATGCCGCGGCAAAACTGGCGTTGACCGAATTTCTGGTGACGCGCGGCTGGCGCACCTTCCTGGATGCAAAAGCGCAGACCAAAATCGCGGATAACTTCAAACGCTTCGCGGATATCCATCTTTCCCGCCACGCCGCCGAGTTGAGAACCACCTTCGCACACCCGCTGGGCGATCAGTATGGCGATCAGCTTCCCCGTCTGGCGCGTAACATCGACAGTATGTTGCTGCTGTCCGGTGCGTATGAGGGCGTGAAGGCGCAGGCCTGGCTGGAGAACTGGCAGGGACTTAAGCATGCCATTGAGACCCGTCAGCAGATTGAGATCGAGCATTTCCGCAACGAGGCCATTTCGCAGGATCCGTACTGGCTGCACAGCGGAAAACGTTAA
- a CDS encoding SH3 domain-containing protein, with the protein MLKLRLIGLTLLAFSAATAVHAEEKRYVSDELNTWVRSGPGDNYRLVGTVNAGEEVTLLQTNAETNYGQVRDSSGRTSWIPMKELSTVPSLRTRVPDLENQVKTLTDKLNNIDGTWNQRTAEMQQKVAQSDGVINGLKEENQKLKNELIVAQKKVNAANLQLDDKQRTIIMQWFMYGGGVLGVGLVLGLVLPHLIPSRKRKDRWMN; encoded by the coding sequence ATGCTTAAATTACGCCTGATTGGACTTACTTTACTCGCTTTTAGCGCCGCAACCGCAGTGCACGCTGAAGAGAAGCGTTACGTTTCTGACGAACTGAACACCTGGGTACGCAGTGGCCCCGGAGATAATTATCGCCTCGTGGGTACGGTGAATGCCGGCGAGGAAGTCACCCTGTTACAGACCAACGCGGAGACCAATTACGGTCAGGTTCGCGACAGTTCCGGCCGTACCTCCTGGATCCCGATGAAAGAGCTGAGCACCGTGCCAAGCCTGCGCACCCGCGTGCCGGACCTGGAAAACCAGGTGAAGACGCTGACCGACAAGCTGAACAACATCGACGGGACCTGGAACCAGCGCACCGCCGAAATGCAGCAGAAAGTGGCGCAGAGCGACGGCGTGATCAACGGTCTTAAAGAAGAGAATCAAAAGCTCAAAAACGAGCTGATCGTCGCTCAGAAAAAAGTGAACGCCGCGAACCTGCAGCTTGATGACAAACAGCGCACCATTATCATGCAGTGGTTTATGTATGGCGGCGGCGTACTGGGCGTAGGTCTGGTGCTGGGCCTGGTCCTGCCGCATCTGATCCCAAGCCGTAAGCGTAAAGACCGCTGGATGAACTAA